AACGGTTTCGCCGTCGAACCAAGGGGCGTGGATGGCGAGGTTGCGTCGAGCAACCTGGTCCGGACCTACGCGGTGGCTCCGTTCTGAATGATGCGTGAAGTCGTCTTCGTCATTCTGGCTCTGGTCGTCATCGCCGAACTGATGGCGATCTACTAGGAGTCCCACTTCTTGTCGACGGATAACTGTCGAGCGACGACAGCTGAACCTATGGCCGCTACAGCGGCCATAAACATGGGGATCCGGTAGGAACCGGTCACTTCGAATAGATGGCCGGCCCCCACGGGCCCGACTAAACCAGCAGTTCCCCAGGCGGTGAAGACGCGGCCGTAGGCCCGGGAGTAACCGTCCTGACCGAATCTCTGGGCAACAGCGAGAGGGTAGATAGCTATTAGCGCTCCGTAGGTGAAAGCAATCCCGGCTACGGAGACCATCAGGACGACACCATGAGACACCACGGCAGCGATGACGAGCACAACGGCCGATCCGAGTGGCAGTAGGCGTAGCAGACGGTCCGTCGCCGTTCGGTCGGCGACAAGCGCGATCCATAGGCCTCCTGAAGCGCTTGCCAGTCCGGCGGCCACGACAGCGGCGCCACCTGGGCCACCAGCGTCGTCAACGATGGCAGCGGCATGTCCGAGTGCCATCAGACCGGCAAGCACAGCGAGCAGGTAGGCCGTCCAGAGAGGCGCGAGTATGCGCAGATTCGCACTCGAGAGGCGAGCGGGCGATCCATGTACCGGAGAGTCGTTGTTGGTGAGTAGGACAGAGGTGACGATCCCGGTCACAGCTATGGCAACGGCGAGCCAGCGAAGGCCACTGGTAGCGCCACTTGCAGCGACCTGCTTGTCGAGGACCAGCGCGGTGGATGCGCCACCGAGGGCGTAGGCCGCAGTGACAAGGCCGAGGGCGAATCCGCGACGGTCCGGGTTCGACTCAGAGGCCCGCTGGAGCGAGAAGGCGTAGCCGAGGCCGTTAAACGCACCGAAGACAACGCCGTACCCAAGGACAACGCCAGCCAGGGAGTTGGCTGACGCAGCAAGCAGCAGTCCGATGGCAGCCCCTCCTGAAGCGATCAGGACAACCAGAGGGCCTGGTACTAGCCGGAACAACAGGTGGCTGACTAATACAACGACGGTGAGGCTGGCCAGGGCTACGGAGTAGGGGGCACCCGCCTCGCCGCGTCCAACGCCGAGATCGGACTCGAAGGACTCGATGAACAGGCTGTACGCGTGGATGCTTCCGAGAACACCGCTCAGGAGCACGCATCCCACAAGCGAGCGGGTCGGCGGTCGCATTGCCCGCGACTTTACGCCGGGTGCCGGTGTCAAATGGCGCTGATGGTGACCTCGGCGCCCATGTGGCTACCGCACCGGCATCGTCATGGGCCATCTGGGGCCCGGCTGACGTCCGGCTAGACATCTGGTTGGGTTCAGTCCGCGGCATTTCACCTGTCACGCTGCCCCTACCATCGACGACCTATGGGATTTCCCTTCCGGGTAGCCGCTCCGACAGGCGGCATCGGCTTGCTGCTCGTCGTCGCAGTATCGGCCTGTGGCGGCGGCGGAGGAGGAGCGGCGCCGCCGGCCACGACAGTGGGTGAACTGTTCGCCGGTTCGGCAACCACCACGACGGTGGGGGGCCTCTCCGTGGCCGGATGGACTCACCGTGACCTGCCGGAGATGCGTACAGCACTGGATGCCTGTGTCGCCTCGGTCGACGTGCGGGGGGCTTCGACGGACGAGGAGGAGGGGCCCCGGACGGTGACCGTCGAATCGGGCGACAGTCTCGGCAAGATCGCGGCACGCTTCGATCGGACCGTGGACCAGTTCATGCGGGCCAACGGAATATCGGATCCGAATCGCCTTCAGGTCGGTCAGATCCTGGTTGTCCCGGCCCAGCGACTCGAGACCGAGCCCGAATACGACGGCCCAACGGTGCTTCTCGAGCCCGTCTACTGCGAGGTCGATACGGGCGTTCCAGCATTCGGTCCTGACGGCGCCCAGATCGGCGGCCCCGGCATAATCGAGGTCTTCGCGGACTGGAAACGCCTCGAGGGCCCCGACGAGGCACCCCGCGTGAACGGTCGGATTCGGGGACTCGTCCAGGCCTCGGTCGGGGGGTTCGCCGAGGACGTGGCCAACGAGGTGGAACGCCACGGCTTTGCCTGCCGTGACGGCTCCCATGGCCGGTGTGCCTGGCTCCAACATCGTCAGGAGGTGCTGTTGGCTACCGACGAACTCTTCAGCGTCCGAGACGTCGTACGACGCCTGATGCCGGGTGCATCGGCTGTCGAGGAGGAGATCCGCACCGAAACGTTCGACCTGGAAACCGGCCGTCCGATCACCGTGGCTGAGCTCTTCGACCCGATGACCGACTGGGTTGCAGCGGTGTCCGTCGAGGCCATCAGCCGATTGGCCCGGGAACCGTGGACCGACGAGCGCCGGGTCGTCGGCGCATCATCTGAGTCGGGCAACTTTGAGCGATTCAACCTCACCCACGGGGGGCTGGTGCTGTCCTTCGCTCCAGGCTCCATTGGTGGCCACGGCAGCAACACCGTGTCGATCACCATCCCATACCGGTCTCTGGACGGCTTCTGGGCTGAGGACGGCCCGGTTTCCCGCATCGAATAGCCGGAGGTCTACCGCCTAGTTTTCGGTCATGGGTATTGAAGAGACCAACCTCCTCGAGGCGATGCGAACCACGTTCTCGTGTCGGGACTTCACAGATGCTCCGGTCGCCGACGACCAGCTCCACCGGATCTTGGACGCGGCCCGCTTCGCTCCGTCAGGCGGCAACCGGCAGGGTTCGCACGTGGTCGTGGTCCGGGACCGCGCCCTGCGCCAACGGCTTGGCGAACTTTGCGGTCCGACCATGCGCCTCTATGCGGCACAGGGCGCCGCGGGCGAGACGCCGTTCAATGCCGTCGTCGAATCTGCGGTCGACCCCGAGGTGGTGATGGCAGGCGACGACTCGACCCCCACGGGCCCCCCGGGTCTGTTCGAACGCCTCGGCGAGGTGCCGGTGGTCCTCGTCGTCACCGTGGACCTGTCGGTCGTGGCGTCAATGGACAAGGACCTCGACCGGGTCGGCGTGGTCACTGGTGCATCGGTGTACCCATTGGTCTGGAACATCCTTCTAGCGGCCCGCACGGAAGGCCTGGCCGGCGTGGTTACCACCGCCGTGGTGCCCGCCGAGGATGAGGTGCGAAGCCTCCTGGGGCTGCCCGAACATCACGCGGTGGCAGCCATGGTGCCCCTCGGCGAACCCGTCAGGCAACTCACGAAACTCTCCAGACGGCCGGTGGAGAACTTCACGACCATCGACCGGTTCGACGGGCCACCGCTCACCGCCTGACCGGGCACCGGCGACAGGGCGACTGGCCGATGGGAACGATCTGATGGAACTGGGCATCACCATCCACCTAACCGACCGGTCAATGGATGTTCGTGATCTTGCCTTGGCGGCAGAGGAGCGGGGCTTCTCGTCGCTCTGGGTGCCTGAACACACCCACATTCCGACCAACCGGCTCACCTCGGCTCCGGACGGTGAATCCGAGTTGGCTGACGAGTACGCGCGGTCACCCGACCCCTGGATCTCCCTCGCGGCAGCGGCAGCCGTCACCGGGCGGATCCGGCTGGGTTCCGGCGTGTCGCTGGCCGCCCAGCATCACCCGATCAATCTCGCCAAGGCCGTGGCCAGCGTGGACTGCCTGTCGGCCGGCCGCACGGTGTGCGGTGTGGGCTTTGGATGGAACCGGGAGGAGATGGCCGACCACGGGGTCGACTTCGTCACCCGCCGGGCCCGGGTGCGTGAACACGTGGCCGCTATGCGAAGCCTGTGGGCTGACGAGGAAGCGGAGTTCCACGGCGAGTTCGTCGACTTCGACCCCTGCTGGTCGTGGCCGGTACCCGTCCAGCGGCCCGGGCCATCGGTCCTGATCGGCGGCGGGGGAGGACCCCGCCTGCTCGCCGAGGTGGCGGCCTGGGCCGACGGCTGGCTACCCATTGGAGGATCTGGTCTGCAGGCAGGAATGGAGGCGCTCCGGGTGATTTGCGACGAGGTGGGACGGGACGTGGCGGACCTGGCGGTCATCCCCATCGGCACCATTCCTGAATCAGGGAAGTTGGAGCACTACGCGTCGCTCGGTATCACCGAGACGGTGCTCCGTGTTCCGTCCGCCGGTCGCGACGAGGTCCTGCCGGTACTCGACGCCTACATGCGGTTCCTCAAGGTCTGACCGGTGGCTCGGCAGCACATGGAAGGGGACGCTCAGGGCGAACTGGCTGACTTCGGACTGGGGCCCTACGTACACGGGACGCCGAGCCGACGGTTTCCGGTCTACACCCGTGGAAACGCCGGCGAGGTCTATCCGCAGCCGGTCTTTCCGCTTACCTCTGCCATGGCCAAGGCGTTGGCCGGGGATTCGACGGGTGACTTTCTGCGATCCACCGGGATGCTCACCGACGCTGAGTGCGACGAGGATGCCGATGTCTTCATGGGTGTGTTCGGTGGTTACACGTACATCAATCTTTCAGTCACCCGGGTGGTGGCCATCCGGACGCCCGGAACATCCATCGACGATGCCGATGCACCGTTCCTGGGGGCAGAGGGACTGGCCCCCGAGCACGTAGCGGACCGTCGCGACCGGAACTGGAGCGCCACGGTGCGCGGCCTCCGGTACGGCTGGCGGGTGTTGGCCAACCCGGACCTCCCGGCGTTGGACGATGCGGCGGCCGAGATCGCCACCTGGAGGGCCGGCCTCACACCGATCGGCGAGGCCTCCGACGACGAGTTGTTCGACGAGACGGCGCAGATGCTCCCAATGATCAGCCGGATCTTCGCCCTCCACCTCTCGATCACCGGGGGCACTGGAATCGGTCTCGACGCCTTGCGACGGACAGCGGGTCGCCATGGCGAGGACCTGATGGTCCTGCTTGGCGGACTGGGCGACGTGGATTCGGCGGTTCCTTCCGATGCCCTCTGGGATCTCGGACGCCTGGTACGAGGTGATCCCCGTTTGACCGCCCACTTCGACGAGGGGCTCGATGGCCTCGAGA
This genomic stretch from Acidimicrobiales bacterium harbors:
- a CDS encoding LLM class F420-dependent oxidoreductase, which produces MELGITIHLTDRSMDVRDLALAAEERGFSSLWVPEHTHIPTNRLTSAPDGESELADEYARSPDPWISLAAAAAVTGRIRLGSGVSLAAQHHPINLAKAVASVDCLSAGRTVCGVGFGWNREEMADHGVDFVTRRARVREHVAAMRSLWADEEAEFHGEFVDFDPCWSWPVPVQRPGPSVLIGGGGGPRLLAEVAAWADGWLPIGGSGLQAGMEALRVICDEVGRDVADLAVIPIGTIPESGKLEHYASLGITETVLRVPSAGRDEVLPVLDAYMRFLKV
- a CDS encoding nitroreductase family protein, which codes for MGIEETNLLEAMRTTFSCRDFTDAPVADDQLHRILDAARFAPSGGNRQGSHVVVVRDRALRQRLGELCGPTMRLYAAQGAAGETPFNAVVESAVDPEVVMAGDDSTPTGPPGLFERLGEVPVVLVVTVDLSVVASMDKDLDRVGVVTGASVYPLVWNILLAARTEGLAGVVTTAVVPAEDEVRSLLGLPEHHAVAAMVPLGEPVRQLTKLSRRPVENFTTIDRFDGPPLTA
- a CDS encoding LysM peptidoglycan-binding domain-containing protein, translating into MGFPFRVAAPTGGIGLLLVVAVSACGGGGGGAAPPATTVGELFAGSATTTTVGGLSVAGWTHRDLPEMRTALDACVASVDVRGASTDEEEGPRTVTVESGDSLGKIAARFDRTVDQFMRANGISDPNRLQVGQILVVPAQRLETEPEYDGPTVLLEPVYCEVDTGVPAFGPDGAQIGGPGIIEVFADWKRLEGPDEAPRVNGRIRGLVQASVGGFAEDVANEVERHGFACRDGSHGRCAWLQHRQEVLLATDELFSVRDVVRRLMPGASAVEEEIRTETFDLETGRPITVAELFDPMTDWVAAVSVEAISRLAREPWTDERRVVGASSESGNFERFNLTHGGLVLSFAPGSIGGHGSNTVSITIPYRSLDGFWAEDGPVSRIE